GCGAGCTGGCTGCGCACCTCGGGCCAGGCGGTGAATGCCAGGAGCGGCAGCGGGGTGTGCAGCCGGGCCAGCCGGCGCACGGTGTCACCGGACTGGGTGAAGGCGACCAGGGCCTTGGCGTCGAGCCGCTCGCCGATGTCGCGGGCGGCGTAGGAGATCACCCCGCGCTTGGTGCGCGGCACGTGGGTGAGCGGCGGGGCGGCCGTGGAGTTCTCCTCCACCGCGGTCACGATGCGGGCCATGGTGCGGACCGCAGCCAGCGGGTACTTGCCGACCGAGGTCTCGCCGGACAACATCACCGCGTCGGCACCGTCGAGCACGGCGTTGGCGACGTCGGAGGCCTCGGCGCGGGTGGGCCGCGAGCTGTCGATCATCGACTCGAGCATCTGGGTGGCGACGATGACGGGTTTGGCGTTCTCGCGGGCCACCTGGATGGCACGCTTTTGCACCAGCGGAACCTCTTCCAGCGGCAGCTCGACGCCGAGGTCGCCGCGGGCCACCATGATGCCGTCGAAGGCCAGCACGATCGCTTCGAGATTGTCGATGGATTCCGGCTTTTCCAGCTTGGCAATCACCGGCACCCGCCGGCCCAGTCGATCCATCACCTCGTGCGCCAGCTCGACCTCCGACGGCGAGCGCACGAAGGACATGGCGACCAGGTCGACGCCTAGGTCCAGCGCGAAGGTGAGGTCGTCAATGTCCTTGTCGGACAAGGCCGGTGCGGACACGTTCATCCCGGGCAACGAAATGCCCTTGTTGTTGCTGACCGGGCCGCCCTCGATGACCCTACAGACCACGTCGTCACCCTCGATGGCCTCGACAACCAGTCCTACCTTGCCGTCGTCGACCAGAACACGGTCACCCACCGCGGCGTCGTTGGCCAACGTCTTGTAGGTGGTCGACACCCGGTCGTGGGTGCCCTCGCAGTCCTCGACAGTGATCCGAACCGTTTCGCCGTCAGCCCAATACGTGGACCCGGTGGCGAAGCGCCCGAGCCTGATCTTGGGGCCCTGCAGGTCCGCGAGCACGCCAACCGCGCGCCCGGTGGCATCCGACGCGGCACGTACCCGCTCGTACGCCGCCTTGTGATCCGAATAATCGCCGTGGCTGAAGTTCAATCGGGCAACGTCCATCCCTGCCTCGACCAACGCCAACGTCAGATCATCCGTTTGGGTTGCGGGGCCTAGGGTGCAGACGATCTTTCCGCGTCTACTCACGCCGATCAGCTTAGTCGCGCCGCGGGTGGTGGGAGTGACCCTCAGGTGACCACAGGTAAAGCCACAGAGAAATCATCCCGGCGCGTCGCGCGCCACTAACCGCTCAGCATGGTCGGAACCAGCGGAAAGCCGCTCAAATTCCGCAGTACCGTCCATCCGATTGCCGCGACAACGATTGCACTCAATGCCGCCACCGGGACCGAGCGCCGGCCCTGGCGTCGTCGGATCAGCAGCCATGCAGCCAACAGTGGCAGCCCGATCAGCAGAAAGATGTTGTCGTTGACGCTGGCGGCCAGATCACCGTGCAGCAGGTCGTGGGTCATCCGTAGCCCACCGCAGAAGGGACAGTCCCAGCCGGTGAGCGCCTTGAACGGACACTGTGGGTACAGGGAACCGACATGGTGCGGGTTGACGAGGCCGATGTAGCCCAGTGCTCCGCCCAGCAGTAGGCCGGTCCCGGCCGCCAGGTAGCGACGGTGCTGATGTCCGCACTGATCCGGTTGTTCCGGCGTGCGCGAGGTGAGCTCAGGTGCCATCGCGTAGCGGGCGGCCCTGCGGATCGTTGACTTTGTCGGTGAGGATCAGCACCGCATCGACGATGCTCCAGATCAACCCAACTCCACAGGTCAGCAGGCCCACGAGTAGTTGTGCGACGCCCATGCCGACGTCGCCGATGTAGAACCGGCCGATACCGCCGATGCCGACCAGACTGAGCAGTTGCAAGAGACCTGCGATGGTTTTCGATTTGTCCGAATACGGCAGCCCCGTCACCGGATGGCGGCCGTAGGGCGCCCACGGGTCGGCTTGTGGCGCCGCCGAATAGGGCGGATACGGCGGTGGATATCCGGGCGGCTGTTGCGGTTGTGCACCTGAGTCAGGGGCTTGGCTCCATGACGGATCGGTCACGGTCTCAGCATGCCAGATCCGCTGGTGATACCCCAGCCTCACGGTCAGGGCATGTTCGCTCGGCCGACGCTACCGTCGGTTTCTGCGTCGCAGCGACCAGCGCCGTTGCGTTTCCTTGACGTCGACGCCGGGTGTGGAGGCTTCGGCTGTGGCTGTGTCGGCCTCCGGTTCTTCGGCTTCCGGTTCTTCGGGTGCCGCGTCCTCGGCTTCCGGTTCTTCGGCCTCCGGTTCTTCGGCCTCCGGTTCTTCGGCTGCCGCGTCCTCGTCCTCCGGTTCTTCGGCTGCCGCGTCCTCGTCCTCCGGTTCTTCGGCTGCCGCGTCCCCGACTTCCGGTTCTTGGGCTGCCGGCTCGTCAGCTTCCTCAACCGCGGGCTCCGCGGCTTCCGACTCCGCAGCTTCCTCAACCGCCGGCTCGGCGGCCTCCGCCCCCTCGGCTGTCGCGGTTTCGGCTTCGTCAACCTCAGCCGACTCGACGGCGTCTTCCGGATCCCCCGGTTCGTCCTGATCGCCAGCGCTCGCCACCGCAGACGAGGAAGCCATGGAAGAAGCCGAGGAGGCCGTCGCAACACCCGCAAGCTCGTCGGCCGGCTTCGCCTCCGGTTCGGATTCCGCGTCGGCAGCGTAATCCTTGCCGCGCAGACTCTCCGGATCCTCGCGCCCTTTAGGCGCCAACATGATGTACACGACCGCACCGATGAACACGAACGTGGAGGTGAACGTGTTGATCCGAATCCCGGCAATATGGGTGGCGGTGTCGTCCCGCAACAATTCGACCCAGAAGCGTCCGACGCAATAAAGCGCGACGTACGCCGCGAAGAGACGACCGTGACCCAGCCGGTAGCGTCTGTCGATGAAAATCAGGATGGCGAAAACGATGACGTTCCAAATCAATTCGTAGAGGAACGTCGGTTGCACGACGACCGCCAGTTGCCCCGTCGACACGCCGTCGAGTGAGTGCGGGTCGATGTATCCGGACGGGTCGCGCCGATAGAAGATCTCCAAGCCCCAGGGCAGCGTGGTCTCGCGGCCGTAGAGCTCCTGGTTGAAATAGTTGCCCAAGCGGCCGATTGCCTGCGCCAGGATGATGCCCGGGGCGACCGCGTCGATAAAGGCCGGCAACGGAATGCCACGGCGACGGCAACCGATCCAGGCCCCGAGCACACCGAGGGCCACCGCGCCCCAGATGCCCAATCCCCCGTCCCAGATCCGCACCGCCGCGCTCAACCCGGCACCGCCTGGTCCCCAATACGTACGCCAATCGGTGGCCAGGTGGTAGAGCCGGCCTCCGATCAGACCGAACGGCACCACCCACAGCGCGATGTCGTAGATGACCCCCCGTTGCCCGCCGCGCGCCGCCCACCGTCGATCACCGATCATCAACGCAACCACGATCCCAGCGATGATAAACAGGGCATATGCGCGTATCGGCAACGGCCCAAGATGCCAGACACCTTGCGGTGGGCTCGGGAAATAGGTGGGCAAACTTCTCATGATGTCGACACTCGCACACCTTGGGCCAATTCCTGGCACAAGGCACGCAAGTGTGGCAGACCGTCGCCGAGCGCCGACACCAACGCGGAACCCGTGATGACCCCGTCGGCGTAGCTGCCGATCTCGGCGGCCTGTTCGCGCGATCGCACGCCAAGGCCCACCCCAACCGGGATGTCGGACACCGCCTTGACCCTGCTCACCAGTTCTTCCGCTGCGGTCGACACCGCGTCACGGGCTCCTGTCACGCCCATCGTCGAGGCGGCGTAGACGAATCCGCGGGATGCTTCGATCGTGCTGACCAGTCGCTCGGGCGTCGATGACGGCGCCACCAGGAAAATGCGATCTAGCCGATGGTCCTCGGATGCGGCGAACCACTCGTCGGCCTCGTCGGCGATGAGATCGGGAGTGATCATCCCATGTCCACCCGCCGCTGCCAGATCGCGCGCGAACGCGTCAATCCCGTAGCGCAGCACCGGGTTCCAATAGGTCATGACCACCGCGCGGCCGCCGGCCGAACTGATCGCCTCGACCGCGGTCAGCGCGTCACGGACCCGCACTCCCCCCCGCAGCGCGGCTTCGGTGGCGCGGGCGATGGTCGGTCCGTCCATGCCCGGATCGGAATACGGGATGCCGACTTCGATGAGGTCGCAACCCGATTCGACCAGCGCAACCATCGCGTCCACCGAGGTGGGCACGTCGGGATAGCCGGTGGGCAGATAGCCGATCAGCGCTGCCCGGTTTTCCGACCGGCACGCACCGAACAGCGGGGCCAGCCGGCTGGCCTGACCTTGCTCGACGGTCATTGTCGGCCCTGCTCGTCGAGCAGCCCGAACCACTTCGCGGCCGTCTCGACGTCCTTATCGCCGCGCCCCGAGAGATTAACCACGATGATGGCGCCGGGCCCCAATTCGTTGCCGAGCTTCACCGCGCCGGCCACCGCGTGCGCGGATTCGATGGCCGGGATGATGCCTTCCGTACGACACAACAAGCGGAACGCGTCCATCGCTTCCGAATCCGTGATCGGCCGGTACTCGGCGCGCCCGGAATCCCGCAACCATGCATGCTCTGGCCCCACCCCCGGATAATCCAAACCTGCTGAGATGGAATGGGATTCGACCGTCTGACCGTCTTCGTCCTGCAGCAGATAGGAAAACGAGCCTTGGAACGCGCCGGGCGAACCGCCGGTGAATGTCGCGGCATGCCGGCCGGTCTCGACGCCGTCGCCGCCCGCCTCGTAGCCGATCAACCGCACCGCGGGGTCGTCGATGAAGGCATGAAAGATGCCGATCGCATTCGATCCACCACCGACGCATGCCGTGACAGCGTCGGGCAGCCGACCCCCTTGCGCCTGAATCTGTGCGCGCGCCTCGAGCCCGATGATCCGCTGGAAATCGCGCACCATCGTGGGGAACGGATGCGGTCCCGCCGCGGTGCCGAAGCAGTAGTAGGTGCTGTAGGCGTTGGTGACCCAATCCCGGAACGCCTCGTTGATGGCGTCCTTGAGCGTCTGGGAACCGGCGTCGACCGAGACGACCTCGGCACCCAGTAGTCGCATCCGTGCCACGTTGAGCGCTTGGCGGGCCGTGTCGACCGCGCCCATGTAGATCACGCACTCCAGCCCCAGCAGCGCGCAGGCGGTGGCCGTGGCCACGCCGTGCTGTCCGGCGCCGGTCTCGGCGATCACTCGGGTCTTGCCCATCCTCTTGGCCAGCAGCGCCTGACCCAGCACGTTGTTGATCTTGTGAGAACCGGTGTGGTTCAGGTCTTCTCGTTTGAGGAAGATGCGCGCGGAGCCGGCGTGCGCACTCAGCCGGGTGGCCTCGTAGAGCGGCGAAGGTCGGCCTGCGTAGTTGGCCTGCAACCCGTCGAGCAGATCCAGGAACTCCGGATTGACGCGTTCCTTCTCGTAGGCAGCGGTGACTTCCTCGATCACCGCCATCAATGCCTCGGCGACGTACCGGCCGCCATAGCTGCGGGGGCCGCCGAAATGACCACGAGCATCGGGGTCGTGTCGGGTGGGTGTGGAGATGGCCTCGCTGGTAAGCGGCAGGGCCGGGCGCGTGAGATCCACCATCACCAATGCTCAACGCGGGGACGGCTCATGGGGTTCAACGTTTCAAGACGGGGCTCGCCAGCAACGGTTCAAAAAGACTAGCGAGCCGGTTTCGGACAGGACGGATGGGTGCCGGCGGTCACCAGATCGGCAACCGCCGCGCGCGGGTCGCCACTTTTGACCAGGCCTTCACCGACGAGCACGGCATCCGCGCCGGCACCGGCGTACGCCAACAGGTCTCCGGTACCACGCACTCCGGATTCCGCAATGCGGATTACGTTGCTGGGCAGCCCGGGTGCGATGCGCGCGAAGCAATCCCGATCCACGTCCAGCGTCGCGAGGTCCCGGGCGTTGACCCCGATCACGTTGGCCCCTGCCTTCAGCGCGCGGTCGGCCTCTTGTTCGGTATGTACCTCCACGAGCGCCGTCATACCGAGAGATTCAGTGCGGTCGAGCATCGCCGCCAGCGCGGACTGTTCCAACGCGGCGACGATGAGCAACAACATGTCGGCGCCGTGCGCACGCGCCTCGTGAATCTGGTATGGCTGGACGATAAAGTCCTTGCGCAGCACCGGAATCGACACGGCGGCTCGCACGGCATCGAGGTCGTCGAGCGAGCCATGAAACCGTCGCTCCTCGGTCAGCACGC
This Mycobacterium simiae DNA region includes the following protein-coding sequences:
- the pyk gene encoding pyruvate kinase — protein: MSRRGKIVCTLGPATQTDDLTLALVEAGMDVARLNFSHGDYSDHKAAYERVRAASDATGRAVGVLADLQGPKIRLGRFATGSTYWADGETVRITVEDCEGTHDRVSTTYKTLANDAAVGDRVLVDDGKVGLVVEAIEGDDVVCRVIEGGPVSNNKGISLPGMNVSAPALSDKDIDDLTFALDLGVDLVAMSFVRSPSEVELAHEVMDRLGRRVPVIAKLEKPESIDNLEAIVLAFDGIMVARGDLGVELPLEEVPLVQKRAIQVARENAKPVIVATQMLESMIDSSRPTRAEASDVANAVLDGADAVMLSGETSVGKYPLAAVRTMARIVTAVEENSTAAPPLTHVPRTKRGVISYAARDIGERLDAKALVAFTQSGDTVRRLARLHTPLPLLAFTAWPEVRSQLAMTWGTETFIVPIMDSTDEMIRQADKSLLELGRYKRGDLVVIVAGAPPGTVGSTNLIHVHRIGEDDL
- a CDS encoding DUF2752 domain-containing protein gives rise to the protein MAPELTSRTPEQPDQCGHQHRRYLAAGTGLLLGGALGYIGLVNPHHVGSLYPQCPFKALTGWDCPFCGGLRMTHDLLHGDLAASVNDNIFLLIGLPLLAAWLLIRRRQGRRSVPVAALSAIVVAAIGWTVLRNLSGFPLVPTMLSG
- a CDS encoding TM2 domain-containing protein, producing the protein MTDPSWSQAPDSGAQPQQPPGYPPPYPPYSAAPQADPWAPYGRHPVTGLPYSDKSKTIAGLLQLLSLVGIGGIGRFYIGDVGMGVAQLLVGLLTCGVGLIWSIVDAVLILTDKVNDPQGRPLRDGT
- a CDS encoding prolipoprotein diacylglyceryl transferase, which produces MRSLPTYFPSPPQGVWHLGPLPIRAYALFIIAGIVVALMIGDRRWAARGGQRGVIYDIALWVVPFGLIGGRLYHLATDWRTYWGPGGAGLSAAVRIWDGGLGIWGAVALGVLGAWIGCRRRGIPLPAFIDAVAPGIILAQAIGRLGNYFNQELYGRETTLPWGLEIFYRRDPSGYIDPHSLDGVSTGQLAVVVQPTFLYELIWNVIVFAILIFIDRRYRLGHGRLFAAYVALYCVGRFWVELLRDDTATHIAGIRINTFTSTFVFIGAVVYIMLAPKGREDPESLRGKDYAADAESEPEAKPADELAGVATASSASSMASSSAVASAGDQDEPGDPEDAVESAEVDEAETATAEGAEAAEPAVEEAAESEAAEPAVEEADEPAAQEPEVGDAAAEEPEDEDAAAEEPEDEDAAAEEPEAEEPEAEEPEAEDAAPEEPEAEEPEADTATAEASTPGVDVKETQRRWSLRRRNRR
- the trpA gene encoding tryptophan synthase subunit alpha, which translates into the protein MTVEQGQASRLAPLFGACRSENRAALIGYLPTGYPDVPTSVDAMVALVESGCDLIEVGIPYSDPGMDGPTIARATEAALRGGVRVRDALTAVEAISSAGGRAVVMTYWNPVLRYGIDAFARDLAAAGGHGMITPDLIADEADEWFAASEDHRLDRIFLVAPSSTPERLVSTIEASRGFVYAASTMGVTGARDAVSTAAEELVSRVKAVSDIPVGVGLGVRSREQAAEIGSYADGVITGSALVSALGDGLPHLRALCQELAQGVRVSTS
- the trpB gene encoding tryptophan synthase subunit beta, which encodes MVDLTRPALPLTSEAISTPTRHDPDARGHFGGPRSYGGRYVAEALMAVIEEVTAAYEKERVNPEFLDLLDGLQANYAGRPSPLYEATRLSAHAGSARIFLKREDLNHTGSHKINNVLGQALLAKRMGKTRVIAETGAGQHGVATATACALLGLECVIYMGAVDTARQALNVARMRLLGAEVVSVDAGSQTLKDAINEAFRDWVTNAYSTYYCFGTAAGPHPFPTMVRDFQRIIGLEARAQIQAQGGRLPDAVTACVGGGSNAIGIFHAFIDDPAVRLIGYEAGGDGVETGRHAATFTGGSPGAFQGSFSYLLQDEDGQTVESHSISAGLDYPGVGPEHAWLRDSGRAEYRPITDSEAMDAFRLLCRTEGIIPAIESAHAVAGAVKLGNELGPGAIIVVNLSGRGDKDVETAAKWFGLLDEQGRQ
- the trpC gene encoding indole-3-glycerol phosphate synthase TrpC encodes the protein MSPATVLDSILEGVRADVAAREARVPLSEIKAAAAAAPPPLDVMAALREPGIGVIAEVKRASPSAGSLAPIADPAKLARAYEDGGARIISVLTEERRFHGSLDDLDAVRAAVSIPVLRKDFIVQPYQIHEARAHGADMLLLIVAALEQSALAAMLDRTESLGMTALVEVHTEQEADRALKAGANVIGVNARDLATLDVDRDCFARIAPGLPSNVIRIAESGVRGTGDLLAYAGAGADAVLVGEGLVKSGDPRAAVADLVTAGTHPSCPKPAR